From the genome of Torulaspora globosa chromosome 2, complete sequence, one region includes:
- a CDS encoding uncharacterized protein (Ty like retrotransposon), which yields MKTLFDSGSPTSFIRSDMVKLLNLRTYETPPFRFRGFIPTDASTTTEAVSLTVPVEDLQIPVVAYILENMDYQLLIANPILRRYPKLLSIILESTPNLKACENRVKVSYLEPESTGNCGNSRRPEMSLATTTLEAIDRKSIGHRGKAKCASPVTTTSETASALDNPGYPGDPELIVQELEQIRLPEEAAFLEEMGEKSLVASVRGLAPVVVREQRLKDTVDVLPPWLQQKYGKIRNDLPPRFSSSDEAPVKHDIEIKKNARLPRLQPYQTTQKTEQEINKLVPSKSPCTSLLPSLSTKKMDHFDSVLITES from the coding sequence atgAAAACCTTGTTTGATAGTGGATCGCCTACTTCGTTCATCCGTTCGGATATGGTGAAGTTATTAAACCTGAGGACATACGAGACACCACCATTCCGATTCAGAGGGTTTATCCCTACCGATGCGTCAACGACAACGGAAGCCGTAAGTCTAACCGTTCCGGTAGAAGACTTACAGATCCCAGTAGTGGCATATATCCTGGAGAATATGGACTATCAACTGCTAATTGCCAATCCTATCCTCCGCCGCTACCCGAAACTCTTGTCAATAATATTGGAATCGACCCCGAACCTGAAAGCTTGTGAAAATCGTGTCAAGGTTAGCTACCTTGAGCCTGAGTCTACTGGTAATTGTGGTAATTCCAGAAGGCCTGAAATGTCTCTTGCTACCACTACtcttgaagcaattgaccGGAAATCCATTGGCCATCGTGGTAAAGCCAAATGTGCATCTCCTGTTACCACTACTTCTGAGACAGCGAGTGCGCTTGACAACCCTGGTTATCCAGGTGATCCCGAGTTAATCGTTCAAGAGTTGGAGCAGATTAGGCTACCTGAAGAAGCGGCATTCCTGGAGGAGATGGGAGAGAAGTCCCTGGTTGCAAGTGTAAGAGGGTTAGCACCTGTGGTTGTGCGTGAACAAAGGTTGAAAGATACCGTTGATGTGCTACCCCCatggcttcaacaaaagtATGGGAAGATTAGAAATGACCTTCCGCCTAgattttcaagctcagaCGAGGCACCCGTGAAACATGATAttgaaatcaagaagaacgcTCGTCTACCAAGACTCCAACCTTATCAAACTACACAAAAGACTgagcaagagatcaatAAGCTTGTCCCTTCCAAGTCCCCGTGTACTTCTCTCCTGCCGTCCTTGTCGACAAAAAAGATGGATCATTTCGACTCTGTGTTGATTACAGagagctga
- the HMLALPHA1 gene encoding transcriptional co-activator mating type protein alpha (HMLalpha1) yields MHEKSFRGFKANRPLFKVQIKRKPGQCRPAKARCMEGSCSHTSGYTKEKSTKTFMAKLGPIKIPSPPNTLLRKIEEEKLKLQSESSAEKGSLWDSPISWDSEEILFSIANDVLDNIYKKPARKGASTKPLNSFMAFRAYNSQFGYGLKQNILSPLLASAWHSHPEQQEIWDTFAQQFNFVKPKCGFVEWVDQRYERES; encoded by the coding sequence ATGCACGAGAAATCTTTCCGTGGGTTCAAAGCTAACAGACCTCTGTTCAAAGTCCAGATTAAACGGAAACCTGGTCAGTGTAGACCAGCAAAAGCTCGGTGTATGGAAGGGAGTTGTTCTCATACATCTGGCTATACAAAGGAGAAAAGCACCAAGACCTTCATGGCAAAATTGGGACCAATTAAGattccttctcctcctAATACCTTGCTCCGGAAgattgaggaagagaagctgaagttgcAGTCCGAGAGCTCCGCGGAGAAGGGATCATTATGGGACTCTCCAATTTCCTGGGACAGCGAGGAAATACTATTTTCCATAGCGAACGATGTATTAGATAACATATATAAAAAGCCCGCTAGGAAAGGTGCCTCCACAAAGCCGCTTAATTCCTTTATGGCATTTAGGGCTTACAATTCCCAATTCGGCTATGGTCTGAAACAGAATATTTTATCCCCGCTGCTTGCATCCGCGTGGCATTCACATCCtgaacaacaagaaatATGGGACACTTTTGCGCAGCAGTTTAATTTTGTCAAGCCGAAGTGTGGGTTTGTGGAGTGGGTGGATCAAAGATATGAGCGGGAGAGTTAA
- a CDS encoding uncharacterized protein (DIC1 gene in HML X region) — translation MSGKVAMTDTPIKYPWWYGGAGGIFACIVTHPLDLAKVRLQTASPPKPTLLNMIRRILQQEGPRGLYAGLSASVLRQCTYTTARFGCYDIIKENLIPQSEINNSLYLLPCSMLSGAIGGFVGNPADVVNIRMQNDSAHDPHLRRGYRNAFDGLNSIVREEGFYKLFTGLAPNLIRGVLMTASQVVSYDVFKHRWDLLCLERYVFNTTFCALCSTSFITRFLSILLYFSLFLAMFQLY, via the coding sequence ATGTCCGGCAAAGTGGCGATGACAGACACCCCAATCAAGTACCCCTGGTGGTATGGCGGTGCGGGTGGCATTTTTGCTTGTATCGTCACCCATCCACTTGATCTAGCCAAGGTTCGCCTTCAGACCGCCTCTCCGCCAAAGCCAACGCTTCTGAACATGATTCGAAGAATCTTACAACAGGAGGGACCTCGTGGACTTTATGCCGGGTTGAGCGCCTCTGTTCTTCGGCAGTGCACCTATACCACCGCGAGATTCGGGTGCTACGACATCATTAAGGAAAATTTAATCCCCCAGAGCGAGATCAATAATAGTTTGTATCTTTTACCATGTTCAATGTTGAGTGGAGCAATCGGTGGTTTTGTAGGAAATCCAGCAGATGTCGTCAACATCAGGATGCAAAATGACTCAGCACACGATCCACATCTAAGAAGAGGTTACCGAAATGCATTTGATGGGTTAAACAGTATTGTTAGGGAAGAAGGCTTTTATAAGCTTTTTACGGGACTGGCGCCAAACTTAATAAGAGGTGTCTTGATGACGGCCAGCCAAGTAGTCTCTTATGATGTATTTAAGCATCGTTGGGATTTATTATGTTTGGAAAGATATGTCTTTAATACTACTTTTTGCGCGTTGTGTAGTACTTCGTTTATCACCAGGTTTCTTAGTATATTATTGTACTTCTCGCTCTTTTTAGCTATGTTTCAACTTTATTAG
- the VAC17 gene encoding Vac17p (ancestral locus Anc_1.4) — protein MTQLEDISERLLTRSQEAILQLEIWIRRQQHLRELEDDSIDRLGDQYNIYIAQLNSLCIRSEYVRDKLNKERERRLSLINDRKYIENLVLEFQDITIKLNELAHCRSSHSTPCSKSTRSSLDSFQPRPLKLTERHGSKIRETRESPLKRKPFMQNVEFADIPESSNSKCLSLPGSPVKGTTTEKSIRMAKSYDTGLRPKKKKASNGDGDNEIRSFFKENQRLSISFFGEYDDDVDSTSDQDTVISVSPACPPKGVPLRRYNSHESIFSTKIEPINFEKGHSSFLLPASTRPSMTSARVSSAAVFSRTTGPGSSKDLLSTFIAGHSEARVISGKRQETKSSSFFSRWNLFGSSSIPNQAKVNDNASAEVQRNFSSSSSLAAISSINISPPRSKIPVFDSLISYDDLRDALDTELILAAEL, from the coding sequence ATGACGCAGCTTGAGGATATATCAGAGCGGCTGCTAACCAGATCCCAAGAAGCCATCTTGCAATTAGAAATATGGATTCGAAGACAGCAACATCTGCGCGAACTGGAAGATGACTCGATTGACAGGCTAGGAGATCAATATAACATATACATTGCGCAACTTAATTCGCTATGCATAAGATCCGAATACGTTCGTGATAAGTTGAATAAGGAGCGGGAGCGCCGTCTATCTTTGATTAACGACCGCAAGTATATTGAGAACTTAGTTCTTGAGTTCCAAGATATTACAATCAAGCTCAATGAGCTTGCGCATTGCCGAAGTTCTCATTCGACACCTTGTTCCAAATCTACCAGAAGCAGCTTAGATTCCTTCCAGCCTAGACCCTTGAAACTGACTGAACGTCATGGATCCAAGATCAGAGAAACTCGCGAATCTCCGCTAAAAAGAAAGCCCTTCATGCAGAATGTTGAATTTGCAGATATCCCAGAGTCTTCAAATTCGAAATGTCTATCATTGCCTGGATCGCCGGTAAAGGGAACAACGACTGAGAAGTCGATCCGAATGGCCAAATCGTATGATACTGGTCTGAGGCCTAAGAAAAAAAAGGCGTCAAATGGAGATGGCGATAACGAAATCAGgtcatttttcaaagaaaatcAGCGCTTGTCGATAAGCTTTTTTGGAGAATATGACGACGACGTCGATTCAACATCTGATCAAGATACTGTTATCTCAGTGAGCCCCGCTTGTCCGCCAAAAGGAGTACCTTTGCGAAGATATAACTCACATGAAAGCATATTTTCAACCAAAATTGAGCCTATCAACTTCGAAAAAGGTCATTCTTCATTCCTTCTCCCAGCCTCGACCAGGCCGTCGATGACAAGCGCGCGCGTGAGCAGTGCAGCCGTATTTTCCAGGACAACGGGACCAGGTAGTTCGAAGGATCTGCTTTCGACCTTTATTGCTGGGCACAGTGAAGCGCGAGTGATAAGTGGAAAAAGGCAGGAGACAAAATCGAGCTCCTTTTTTTCTCGATGGAACCTTTTTGGCAGTAGCTCAATACCGAACCAAGCAAAAGTCAATGATAATGCAAGTGCTGAGGTGCAGCGTAActtttcaagttcttcatcgctgGCAGCAATTTCTTCCATCAATATCTCACCGCCACGCTCGAAAATACCCGTATTTGATAGCCTGATATCGTATGATGACCTTCGTGATGCTTTAGACACAGAGCTCATTTTAGCGGCTGAGCTCTGA
- the MRC1 gene encoding chromatin-modulating protein MRC1 (ancestral locus Anc_1.5), giving the protein MDQLLQDLDAAKTRRKTTYKKVLRHDDEPPEASLSAVLGDGFLFQSDVLNRVKKRLDNESCETVHFSETSMLSNLYGDAEEVETETLTAKEWNQKVIQPKPKTNEKPVLHAINDGLIGKQEGLKSPPTADEAFRRRRSMTISDAGSNADGMTQPILECSAEARTQLISPMKEPKQASEGTAKIVSQTKSSEVPQILTPCDDDAVSCNDLQSTAADFDDPTKLKIHEIQEQLKNENEPTYTKFEAQKATSQKNVVFSREAFMKDFDNSSDSDSEVPYQQTVAIHNTQNSDELEQRSRTVHKSGSLNAYERELKQQLEQHHGIALSSESESSEDDRVSPSFASKATVLEIRARISKRKVRTKARGGGASLTALISNLRKASKEQIIQCQKEMVERHGMKLQDIEKEKEMVENLLEQEIARNKRIRMREREKDNRSVRTSSPQKADKEGFTLMHSNKSQEVESDRFSLSGSNSDDSNFESDQDETSLQAQKTPAENADPIYESDDENISRSKVRAHKTLILSENDLSDENDDSIKEGIDLGSYGGNLSTKSVSEESHYSGDEDTQPVTEELEREHRNFIKEEMKRRALKESQEINEMRKSGVSNMFDMEAEESDDEWHGLGGAEGESIDNYDSDLEKMIDDFSHTTSNANQIRQLLIAENKETDLKTVNKILNDLKNGGFRKRRNNDLQLELSDYEDDELRNYRRKRLETMRKKRLQFGQSNSELLKNTKSKAFFDSMLEDLMENGPFENQAQKVEAQDDKHDTKETVAISREFVLERLSFLNGSRDSGEFDVTQPAGEDGLGTDLLNLKRSSSVKSLDNPHSAKTEEEDYSYTLPAEGRYISVVKSFGDRSDLENKLKNGKKTVTVSKSYRTVGGSKTSITYLAKMRKLVAPKANRPLKPKLDELASLGKRKIFGSFDSSFET; this is encoded by the coding sequence ATGGATCAACTACTTCAGGATTTAGATGCTGcaaagacaagaaggaaaacCACTTATAAAAAGGTTTTACGGCACGATGACGAACCACCTGAGGCATCCCTTTCAGCTGTTCTTGGAGATGGATTTCTGTTTCAAAGTGATGTATTAAACAGGGTGAAAAAGAGGTTGGATAATGAGAGCTGCGAAACAGTACATTTCAGTGAGACTTCAATGCTTTCTAACCTGTATGGCGACGCTGAAGAGGTGGAAACGGAAACTTTGACAGCGAAAGAATGGAATCAAAAGGTGATACAGCCTAAGCCAAAAACCAATGAGAAACCTGTATTACATGCTATTAATGATGGCCTTATTGGCAAGCAAGAAGGGCTAAAAAGCCCTCCGACCGCTGACGAAGCCTTTCGGAGACGTAGGTCCATGACTATTTCAGATGCAGGTTCGAATGCTGATGGAATGACTCAGCCTATTCTCGAGTGCTCAGCTGAGGCAAGAACGCAACTGATTTCACCCATGAAGGAGCCGAAACAAGCTTCAGAGGGAACGGCGAAAATTGTGTCGCAGACCAAGTCTTCTGAGGTCCCTCAAATATTAACGCCCTGCGATGATGACGCTGTATCATGCAATGATTTACAAtcgacagcagcagatttTGATGACCCTACAAAACTGAAGATCCATGAGATTCAAGAAcaactgaaaaatgaaaacgAACCAACATACACAAAGTTTGAAGCCCAAAAAGCAACATCTCAAAAGAATGTAGTTTtttctcgagaagcttTTatgaaagattttgataatAGTAGTGATTCAGATTCCGAAGTGCCATATCAGCAGACAGTGGCGATCCACAATACGCAGAACAGtgatgaacttgaacaGAGAAGCAGGACAGTACATAAATCAGGGTCGCTTAATGCATATGAGCGCGAGCTCAAACAACAACTGGAGCAGCACCATGGCATTGCACTCTCTTCGGAGAGTGAGAGTAGCGAAGATGACAGAGTATCGCCATCATTTGCGTCTAAGGCAACTGTGCTGGAAATTAGAGCACGAATATCAAAGCGGAAGGTGCGAACCAAAGCTCGCGGAGGAGGAGCGTCTCTCACTGCATTGATAAGCAATCTTAGGAAAGCTTCTAAGGAGCAGATTATTCAATGCCAAAAGGAGATGGTAGAACGACATGGGATGAAGTTGCAAGACATCgaaaaggaaaaggagATGGTTGAGAATCTGTTGGAACAAGAAATCGCTCGTAATAAACGTATAAGAATGCgtgaaagagaaaaagatAATAGAAGCGTACGAACTTCGTCTCCTCAGAAAGCAGATAAGGAAGGATTTACTTTAATGCACTCTAATAAATCTCAAGAAGTTGAAAGCGATAGATTTTCTCTCTCCGGAAGTAATTCTGACGACTCGAATTTTGAGTCAGACCAAGATGAAACGTCCTTACAAGCCCAAAAGACACCAGCAGAAAATGCCGATCCAATATATGAAAGTGACGATGAAAATATATCGAGAAGTAAGGTTAGAGCTCATAAGACTCTAATTCTCAGCGAAAATGACTTGAGCGACGAAAACGATGACTCGATCAAAGAAGGTATAGATCTTGGTTCATATGGAGGAAATCTATCTACAAAAAGTGTCAGTGAAGAAAGTCACTATAGTGGAGACGAGGATACCCAACCTGTTACTGAAGAATTAGAAAGGGAACACagaaatttcatcaaagaggaGATGAAACGGAGAGCGCTGAAGGAGAGTCAAGAAATAAACGAAATGAGAAAAAGCGGCGTAAGCAATATGTTCGATATGGAAGCCGAAGAATCAGACGATGAATGGCATGGATTAGGTGGTGCCGAAGGAGAAAGCATCGATAATTACGATTCTGACCTCGAGAAGATGATCGATGATTTCTCTCACACAACATCCAATGCGAATCAAATACGACAGTTGCTTATTGcagaaaacaaagaaacAGATTTAAAAACAGTCAACAAAATACTTAATGACCTAAAGAACGGCGGGTTCAGAAAGAGGCGCAACAACGACTTACAACTGGAACTAAGTGATtatgaggatgatgaacTTCGAAACTACAGGAGGAAACGATTAGAAACAATGAGGAAAAAGAGACTTCAGTTCGGACAAAGCAATTCggagcttctgaagaataCGAAATCCAAGGCGTTTTTTGACAGCATGCTTGAAGATTTGATGGAAAATGGTCCATTTGAAAATCAAGCGCAGAAGGTTGAAGCTCAAGATGATAAACATGATACGAAGGAGACGGTTGCAATTTCTCGAGAGTTTGTCCTAGAAAGGTTATCTTTCTTGAATGGTAGCAGAGACAGCGGCGAATTTGACGTTACACAACCCGCTGGAGAAGATGGTTTAGGAACTGATTTGCTCAACCTAAAGCGAAGCAGCTCTGTGAAATCTTTGGATAACCCTCATTCGGCCaaaactgaagaagaagactACTCATATACTCTCCCAGCTGAAGGTCGTTACATCTCCGTAGTCAAGTCGTTCGGTGATAGGTCGGACCTAGAAAACAAGCTCAAAAATGGGAAGAAGACAGTTACTGTTTCTAAGTCATACAGGACAGTTGGCGGAAGTAAGACTTCAATTACCTACCTGGCTAAAATGCGAAAGCTTGTTGCCCCCAAAGCAAACAGGCCTCTCAAACCCAAACTGGACGAATTGGCATCCCTTGGAAAACGTAAGATTTTTGGAAGTTTCGACAGCAGCTTCGAAACGTAA
- the KRR1 gene encoding ribosome biosynthesis protein KRR1 (ancestral locus Anc_1.6), with amino-acid sequence MVSTHNRDKPWDTEDIDKWQVDEFKPEDNASGLPFAEESSFMTLFPKYREAYLKSIWKNVTKALDAHHIACVLDLMEGSMTVKTTRKTFDPAIILKARDLIKLLARSVPFPQAVKILEEDVACDVIKIGNVVANKERFVKRRQRLVGPNGNTLKALELLTKCYILVQGNTVSAMGPYKGLKEVRRVVEDTMRNIHPIYHIKELMIKRELSKRPELAEEDWSRFLPTFKKRNVARKKPKVRKEKKVYTPFPPAQQPRKIDLEIESGEYFLSKKEKEINKLKERREKQTEKQQEKEEARSKDYIAPKEDIYASSLDNEKRKRKSAEREKSKGDRLEAKNNKRVKKE; translated from the coding sequence ATGGTATCGACACATAACCGGGACAAGCCATGGGACACTGAAGATATTGACAAATGGCAAGTGGATGAGTTTAAGCCGGAAGATAACGCATCAGGACTGCCTTTCGCCGAAGAGTCTAGTTTCATGACTCTATTTCCCAAGTACAGGGAAGCGTATTTGAAATCCATCTGGAAGAATGTCACAAAAGCTTTAGATGCGCACCACATCGCTTGCGTTCTCGATCTTATGGAGGGTTCGATGACTGTCAAGACAACACGCAAAACTTTTGACCCAGCAATTATCCTCAAAGCTCGAGACTTGATTAAGCTCTTGGCTCGTTCTGTACCATTTCCACAAGCTGTCAAGATtctggaggaagatgtGGCCTGTGATGTTATAAAAATCGGCAACGTGGTAGCAAACAAGGAAAGGTTTGTCAAGAGAAGACAGCGTCTTGTTGGTCCTAATGGTAAtactttgaaagctttagAATTGCTCACTAAGTGCTATATATTAGTGCAAGGCAATACAGTGAGCGCAATGGGTCCCTACAAAGGTCTAAAAGAGGTCCGCCGTGTAGTGGAAGACACAATGAGGAACATTCACCCTATTTATCACATCAAAGAGCTCATGATAAAGAGGGAGTTGTCTAAGAGGCCAGAACTCGCCGAGGAAGATTGGTCTAGGTTTTTGCCCACGTTCAAGAAACGAAATGTTGCACGTAAAAAGCCTAAGGTcagaaaagagaagaaagtttATACTCCATTCCCACCTGCTCAACAGCCTAGAAAGATTGATTTGGAGATTGAAAGTGGTGAGTATTTCTTaagcaagaaggagaaggagatAAACAAGCTCAAGGAACGTAGGGAAAAGCAGACTGAAAAGCAGCaagaaaaggaggaagCCAGAAGTAAAGACTATATTGCACCTAAAGAAGACATTTACGCGAGCTCATTAGACAATGagaaaagaaagaggaagtCTGCAGAGAGGGAAAAATCGAAAGGCGATAGGCTTGAGGCCAAGAACAATAAACGGGTTAAGAAAGAATAA
- the ADF1 gene encoding Adf1p (ancestral locus Anc_1.7): MTIKNKAKKVSKLPPKQKGRKIPLLRKDTKKTKLKVENLNKEGSDIAEIVRLSAVGVIRRATCSLNTLENKSLQSDWKKDKRIQEKANAKKQEIADKLEKQIESISSFSL; the protein is encoded by the coding sequence ATGACGATAAAGAATAAGGCGAAGAAGGTCAGCAAACTCCCACCCAAGCAAAAAGGCAGGAAGATACCGTTATTGCGAAAAGACACCAAAAAGACTAAGCTGAAGGTTGAGAACTTAAACAAAGAAGGAAGTGATATAGCAGAAATCGTTAGGCTCAGTGCAGTTGGGGTCATACGACGGGCTACATGCAGTCTGAATACACTGGAAAACAAAAGTTTGCAAAGTGATTGGAAGAAGGACAAAAGGATCCAGGAAAAGGCGAacgccaagaagcaggaaatCGCTGACAAACTCGAAAAGCAGATAGAGTCaatttcaagcttttcgCTGTGA
- the MIC10 gene encoding Mic10p (ancestral locus Anc_1.8), whose translation MSEKPELQVTTPNKSILNDKWDVVLSNMLVKTGLGFGVGVVGSVLFFKRRAFPVWLGIGFGLGRGYAEGDAIFRSAAGLRSVKA comes from the coding sequence ATGTCTGAAAAGCCGGAGTTACAGGTTACCACACCCAACAAGAGTATCCTTAATGATAAGTGGGATGTTGTCCTCTCGAACATGTTGGTAAAGACAGGCCTCGGTTTTGGCGTCGGTGTAGTAGGCTCTgtgcttttcttcaaaCGCCGTGCTTTCCCTGTTTGGCTAGGTATAGGCTTTGGTCTTGGCAGAGGCTatgctgaaggagatgcCATCTTCCGCTCCGCTGCCGGACTAAGGTCAGTCAAGGCCTAA
- a CDS encoding uncharacterized protein (ancestral locus Anc_1.10) produces MTSKEYNSSSYKRDNISTGDSRLPWFEDSLITGLESVCSFFDNVYFAKSLGIITEQNVLYRHLNKGDWGSKLWFVTLVLSIRRCLRQLFRILQDRVKLKKELKSMGKSETGLVKDVLKEKLSTMLQKSSLMIKAIMFEVLQNTLYLIIVAVDVFKIRLPRRWRRVLEPISNFVTVLRLVAFGTSSSLDI; encoded by the coding sequence ATGACATCCAAGGAATATAATTCTTCCAGTTATAAGCGGGATAATATCTCTACAGGTGACTCGAGATTGCCCTGGTTCGAGGACAGCCTCATCACTGGCTTAGAGTCAGTGTGCAGTTTCTTTGACAACGTATATTTTGCCAAGAGTTTGGGAATCATAACCGAGCAAAATGTTCTCTACAGGCATCTGAACAAGGGCGACTGGGGATCTAAATTGTGGTTTGTCACGCTGGTGCTCTCGATAAGAAGATGTCTACGACAGTTGTTCAGAATCCTGCAGGATCGTGTAAAGCTAAAGAAGGAGCTCAAAAGTATGGGTAAGAGTGAAACGGGGCTTGTAAAAGATGTTCTGAAAGAAAAACTGTCCACAATGCTGCaaaagagctctttgatgatTAAAGCTATTATGTTCGAGGTTCTTCAGAATACCCTGTACCTCATTATTGTTGCAGTGGACGTTTTCAAAATAAGGCTACCCAGAAGGTGGAGGCGAGTGCTGGAGCCTATTTCCAATTTCGTCACAGTTTTGAGATTAGTTGCGTTCGGCACAAGCTCATCATTAGACATTTGA
- a CDS encoding uncharacterized protein (ancestral locus Anc_1.11) gives MPVSSKRRYSEREATESGIALKRRSFILSNHAATPRNGSSFSCFSSTSEDGEYEKADHLFSFPGAGGVLNPKLVEAVSKYSDSDTTMKSDKDYNYQTGDACLRRKSLSRPGSFSCSSRKSQAPRSDLVARERCFDYIVQSIDEVWARYCDTTSSAEAVVYNNFGAKAQAGVKIPLSRPHKSLNISETESDNCTFGGTEEADSEDEDESSGYKSEATNPTEYETDHGENRTVSNLPDSVKLQSLKHRLTKAKNDLELVYDSKHLESSASFWRRWDMIKYSAVEMMEDDDDDDVIENAIEELEQGRCYTC, from the coding sequence ATGCCAGTTTCCAGTAAACGTCGCTATTCGGAGCGTGAAGCCACCGAATCAGGTATTGCTCTGAAAAGACGATCTTTCATTCTGAGCAATCATGCCGCCACTCCAAGGAACGGtagctctttcagctgtTTCTCATCTACATCGGAAGATGGAGAATATGAAAAGGCAGACCATTTATTCAGCTTTCCTGGCGCTGGCGGCGTTCTGAATCCTAAACTCGTGGAAGCGGTTTCGAAGTACTCTGATTCTGATACTACGATGAAGTCGGATAAGGATTATAATTACCAGACTGGAGATGCATgcctgagaagaaagtctttGTCGAGGCCAGGATCGTTCTCATGCAGTTCACGAAAATCTCAGGCGCCAAGGTCGGATTTGGTTGCCAGAGAGCGATGCTTTGACTACATCGTTCAGTCGATTGATGAAGTTTGGGCAAGATACTGTGATACAACGTCTAGTGCAGAAGCTGTTGTGTACAATAATTTTGGTGCAAAGGCTCAAGCCGGTGTGAAGATCCCTTTATCTCGGCCGCATAAGAGTTTGAACATATCTGAGACGGAGTCAGACAACTGCACATTTGGAggaactgaagaagctgattccgaagatgaggacgaaAGTAGTGGTTATAAATCCGAAGCAACGAATCCCACTGAATACGAGACAGATCACGGCGAAAATCGCACGGTTTCGAATTTGCCCGACTCAGTCAAATTACAGTCTTTGAAGCACCGGCTGACGAAAGCCAAGAACGATCTGGAGTTGGTTTATGACTCGAAGCATCTGGAGAGTTCTGCATCCTTTTGGAGGCGATGGGACATGATCAAATATAGTGCGGTAGAGATGAtggaagatgatgatgatgatgacgtCATTGAGAACGCTATAGAGGAGCTGGAACAAGGTAGGTGTTACACCTGTTGA
- the KAR4 gene encoding Kar4p (ancestral locus Anc_1.12), which produces MSNKDRKEKHVSFKPAKESHKNDYSNHYIHVGSLPQSHVSNVANPIEGYPKLEKLFQMKSEQIAQYTTTPFGCKVDIDQMVPTINYWIQNEKLIFDVVMIGCLTDNQFIYPLLTQLAIDKLVSKPGFLFIWASAQKINELNRLVNSEGWAKQFRRSEELVFVPIDKNSPFFPGLEQDDHSLIEKMQWHCWMCITGTVRRSTDGHLIHCNIDTDLSIEEKGARDGAVPSHLYRVAENFSTSTRRLHIIPARTGTENPVRLRPGWVIMSPDIMLDNFVPARYKSEIDKLGYNIPLKNEIQQLRPKSPTQKV; this is translated from the coding sequence ATGAGCAATAAAGATCGCAAAGAAAAACATGTTAGTTTCAAGCCTGCCAAAGAGTCCCACAAAAACGATTATTCGAACCATTACATTCACGTTGGATCATTACCACAGAGCCATGTCTCTAATGTCGCGAACCCGATCGAAGGCTATCCtaagctggagaagctgtTTCAGATGAAAAGCGAGCAGATTGCTCAATACACGACTACGCCGTTTGGCTGTAAGGTCGATATAGATCAGATGGTTCCGACTATAAATTATTGGATCCAAAACGAGAAGCTAATTTTCGATGTGGTTATGATCGGCTGCCTAACTGATAATCAATTCATATACCCGCTGCTGACGCAGTTAGCAATTGACAAGCTGGTTTCAAAGCCAGGATTCCTGTTCATCTGGGCAAGTGCTCAGAAAATCAATGAACTCAATAGATTGGTGAACAGCGAAGGCTGGGCGAAGCAGTTCAGGAGAAGCGAAGAGCTCGTCTTCGTTCCTATCGATAAAAACTCGCCATTCTTCCCTGGACTTGAGCAAGATGACCATTCGCTGATAGAGAAAATGCAATGGCACTGTTGGATGTGCATTACTGGAACGGTCCGGAGGTCAACTGATGGCCATTTGATTCACTGTAACATTGACACGGATCTAAGCatagaagaaaaaggtGCCCGCGACGGAGCTGTGCCTTCTCACTTATACAGGGTTGCAGAAAACTTCTCTACTTCTACCAGAAGGCTGCACATAATTCCTGCAAGAACAGGTACAGAAAACCCGGTTCGGTTGAGACCTGGCTGGGTCATTATGAGCCCCGACATTATGTTGGATAATTTTGTCCCAGCTAGGTACAAAAGTGAAATTGACAAACTGGGCTATAATATACCACTTAAGAATGAGATTCAGCAATTGCGGCCAAAAAGCCCCACGCAGAAAGTATAA